Proteins encoded by one window of Dietzia sp. B32:
- a CDS encoding alpha/beta hydrolase, translated as MPSPRSSGRRSPGRRARPDLSRRSLLVGLSAVLGGAAGWALTSVIAGDDDDEEFASGQGSDSVAPRPYVAPEGAVRVREPRRFYYTDPGDTDGQTFGDLYLPDSANPALPVVVLIHGGGWRDSLGLAYMENHARDLASFDVAVWNVEYRRVDSGGGWPTTVADVCDAVDHLVEVSARVDDRLDLRRVVVAGHSSGGHLALWVAGRARLPSSLPGSRPAVPVSGCVSLAGVADLLAAERAGDRYVHELLGGRPDDRRQRYVDASPTTHLPTGLPVVCVHGRDDKVVPPEQSEAYVRAARRAGDPARVSLVPGGHDPWGDITGTVWHDTRDTLLSMARRSPNPAG; from the coding sequence ATGCCCAGCCCCCGATCGTCCGGCCGCCGCTCGCCCGGTCGCCGCGCCCGGCCCGATCTGTCCCGCCGGTCCCTGCTGGTCGGCTTGTCCGCGGTTCTCGGCGGGGCGGCGGGGTGGGCGTTGACCTCGGTGATCGCCGGGGATGACGACGACGAGGAGTTCGCCTCCGGCCAGGGTTCGGACTCGGTGGCACCGCGCCCGTACGTTGCGCCGGAGGGCGCCGTCCGGGTGCGGGAGCCCCGTCGCTTCTACTACACCGATCCGGGCGACACCGACGGCCAGACGTTCGGCGACCTGTACCTGCCCGATTCGGCCAACCCGGCGCTGCCGGTGGTGGTGCTCATCCACGGCGGAGGTTGGCGGGACTCGCTCGGCCTGGCGTACATGGAGAACCATGCGCGCGACCTGGCGTCCTTCGACGTAGCTGTGTGGAACGTCGAGTACCGCCGGGTGGACTCCGGTGGCGGCTGGCCCACCACCGTGGCGGACGTCTGCGACGCGGTGGACCACCTCGTCGAGGTCTCCGCCCGGGTCGACGACCGGCTCGACCTGCGTCGCGTGGTGGTGGCCGGGCATTCCTCCGGCGGCCATCTCGCGCTGTGGGTCGCAGGGCGGGCCCGGCTGCCGTCCTCGCTTCCGGGGTCGCGACCCGCGGTGCCCGTCTCCGGCTGCGTCTCCCTGGCCGGGGTGGCGGACCTCCTCGCGGCCGAGCGCGCCGGCGACCGCTACGTCCACGAACTCCTCGGCGGCCGGCCGGACGATCGCCGCCAGCGCTACGTTGACGCCTCGCCGACGACCCACCTGCCCACGGGCCTGCCGGTGGTGTGCGTCCACGGCCGCGACGACAAGGTCGTGCCCCCCGAGCAGTCGGAGGCGTACGTTCGGGCGGCCCGCCGCGCCGGGGACCCGGCCCGCGTCTCGCTCGTGCCGGGCGGCCACGACCCGTGGGGCGACATCACCGGCACCGTGTGGCACGACACCCGCGACACCCTGCTCTCCATGGCGCGCCGCAGTCCCAACCCGGCGGGCTAG
- a CDS encoding DUF2613 domain-containing protein gives MNRRENPMSFGTGALASAVGGIVLGGIVAFGVSSAMAENSIPEVAQPPADQALLGQVEYGAR, from the coding sequence GTGAACCGCAGGGAGAACCCGATGAGCTTCGGTACCGGAGCGCTCGCCAGCGCAGTCGGCGGAATTGTCCTCGGCGGCATCGTCGCCTTCGGAGTCAGCTCCGCCATGGCCGAGAACTCCATCCCCGAGGTGGCGCAGCCGCCCGCCGACCAGGCCCTGCTCGGCCAGGTCGAATACGGCGCGCGCTGA
- a CDS encoding SRPBCC family protein, protein MELDLTRHVAADPATVWAVLADIPEAHRTLSGVQAVEILTPGPYQPGLRWRETRTMFGMKATEEMMVVAVEPPHSTTIVAENGGTEYKTVFTVTPDADGGSTLRMRFRAHTAHAPAVSRVVMTVMGRFAEKSTRKTMEQDLADIAAEAERRAA, encoded by the coding sequence ATGGAACTCGACCTGACCCGCCACGTCGCCGCCGACCCCGCGACCGTGTGGGCCGTGCTCGCCGACATCCCGGAGGCGCACCGCACGCTCAGCGGGGTGCAGGCGGTCGAGATCCTCACGCCCGGCCCGTACCAGCCCGGTCTGCGCTGGCGCGAGACCCGCACGATGTTCGGCATGAAGGCCACCGAGGAGATGATGGTGGTGGCCGTCGAGCCGCCGCACTCCACCACGATCGTCGCCGAAAACGGCGGCACCGAGTACAAGACCGTCTTCACTGTCACCCCGGACGCCGACGGTGGCTCGACCCTGCGGATGCGGTTCAGGGCGCACACCGCGCACGCTCCCGCGGTCTCCCGCGTCGTGATGACCGTGATGGGCCGGTTCGCGGAGAAGTCCACCCGCAAGACGATGGAGCAGGACCTGGCCGACATCGCCGCCGAGGCCGAACGCCGGGCCGCCTGA
- the argJ gene encoding bifunctional glutamate N-acetyltransferase/amino-acid acetyltransferase ArgJ, which translates to MTPPNAADTAQTIPLPQGFRARAGAAGLRERGDDVFVVVNDGPSPASSAVFTRSLFAGPSVVLSRANAQSGRARGVVVVAKNANVATGEQGMADAREVLEHAAGAVGAEPEEMLIASTGVIGRRYPMDLLRTHLDGLADAEFDADAVALAGAMMTTDTHPKTARVEMTTTTGGTAEIVGIAKGVGMIEPDMATMIAVLFTDAAVEPGVLDAAFRAAVDETFNCLSVDTDTSTSDTAIALASGSGDPVGEDELREAFAAICLDLTRQLARDGEGATKLLTVEVTGARDRAQAKRVAKAILNSPLVKTAVHGADPNWGRVAMAIGKCHDDTDIDPERVRIVFGDLETYPAFPGEAELERLTEIMQAEEVTIAVDLGVEGGAADGSCTVYGCDLTREYISINADYTT; encoded by the coding sequence ATGACGCCGCCGAACGCCGCCGACACCGCCCAGACGATCCCGCTCCCGCAGGGCTTCCGCGCCCGCGCGGGTGCCGCCGGACTGCGCGAGCGCGGGGATGACGTCTTCGTCGTCGTCAACGACGGCCCCTCCCCGGCGTCGTCCGCGGTGTTCACCCGGTCCCTCTTCGCCGGCCCGTCGGTCGTGCTCAGCCGCGCCAACGCACAGAGCGGTCGGGCGCGCGGCGTCGTGGTGGTGGCCAAGAACGCCAACGTCGCGACCGGTGAGCAGGGCATGGCCGACGCGCGCGAGGTGCTCGAGCACGCGGCCGGCGCGGTGGGCGCCGAGCCGGAGGAGATGCTCATCGCCTCCACCGGGGTCATCGGGCGGCGCTACCCGATGGACCTGCTGCGCACGCACCTCGACGGGTTGGCCGACGCCGAGTTCGATGCCGACGCCGTCGCCCTGGCCGGCGCGATGATGACCACGGACACCCACCCCAAGACCGCGCGGGTGGAGATGACGACGACGACGGGCGGCACGGCTGAGATCGTGGGCATCGCCAAGGGCGTCGGGATGATCGAACCGGACATGGCGACGATGATCGCGGTGCTGTTCACCGATGCCGCAGTGGAGCCGGGTGTGCTGGACGCCGCGTTCAGGGCCGCGGTGGACGAGACCTTCAACTGCTTGTCCGTCGATACGGACACCTCGACCTCCGACACCGCGATCGCGTTGGCGAGCGGGTCGGGTGACCCGGTCGGGGAGGACGAACTGCGCGAGGCGTTCGCGGCGATCTGCCTGGACCTGACCCGCCAGCTGGCGCGCGACGGCGAGGGCGCCACCAAACTCCTGACCGTCGAGGTGACCGGCGCGCGTGACCGCGCGCAGGCCAAGCGGGTCGCCAAGGCGATCCTCAACTCCCCACTGGTCAAGACCGCGGTGCACGGCGCCGACCCCAACTGGGGCCGGGTGGCGATGGCGATCGGCAAGTGTCACGACGACACGGACATCGACCCCGAGCGGGTGCGGATCGTGTTCGGCGACCTCGAGACGTATCCCGCGTTCCCGGGCGAGGCCGAGCTCGAACGGCTCACCGAGATCATGCAGGCCGAGGAGGTCACCATCGCGGTCGACCTGGGAGTGGAGGGTGGCGCCGCCGACGGGAGCTGCACGGTCTACGGCTGCGACCTCACCCGCGAGTACATCTCGATCAACGCCGACTACACGACGTGA
- a CDS encoding nitronate monooxygenase family protein, whose protein sequence is MTRVDSRPARARLLPSHLRRAVIGAPMAGGPTTPELIAAVGEAGGIAMIGSGYLDAAGTRAEMARVRELTDAPFGVNVFLLDRADSDAALSAAGGPGVVAEFAAAIGPVAQRLGVALTPGPEFTDFDQDATLDALVEDPVAVVSFTFGIPDPGVVRALQDVGSAVVVTVAGVADARRAVEVGADWLSVQSAEAGGHRSTTTVGEEPDDITTLALVRAVREELPETEFVAAGGISTPEDVAAVLAAGADGVQVGTVLLRTPEAGTSALHRAALGDPRFTESRPTRCYTGRFARSLVNEFVDEFDAAAPPAYPHLHLLTGPMRKAAAQAGDPEVPPLWAGSRWREADAYADRPAAEVVADLWDRAVQQRG, encoded by the coding sequence ATGACTCGCGTCGACTCCCGCCCCGCCCGGGCCCGTCTGCTCCCGTCCCACCTGCGCCGCGCCGTGATCGGGGCGCCCATGGCGGGCGGGCCCACGACACCGGAGCTCATCGCCGCCGTCGGAGAGGCGGGCGGGATCGCGATGATCGGCTCCGGTTACCTCGACGCCGCCGGCACCCGGGCGGAGATGGCTCGCGTCCGTGAACTCACCGACGCGCCGTTCGGGGTCAACGTCTTCCTCCTCGACCGCGCGGACTCCGACGCCGCGCTGTCCGCGGCGGGTGGCCCCGGCGTGGTGGCGGAGTTCGCGGCCGCGATCGGACCGGTCGCACAGCGGCTGGGGGTCGCACTCACTCCGGGGCCGGAGTTCACCGACTTCGACCAGGACGCCACCCTGGACGCCCTGGTCGAGGACCCGGTCGCGGTGGTCTCCTTCACCTTCGGCATCCCGGACCCCGGGGTGGTCCGGGCGTTGCAGGACGTGGGGTCGGCCGTGGTCGTCACGGTGGCCGGGGTCGCGGACGCGCGCCGTGCGGTCGAGGTGGGCGCGGACTGGCTGTCGGTGCAGAGCGCGGAGGCCGGCGGTCACCGGTCCACGACGACGGTCGGGGAGGAGCCCGACGACATCACGACGCTGGCACTGGTGCGGGCGGTGCGCGAGGAGTTGCCGGAGACGGAGTTCGTGGCGGCGGGCGGGATCAGTACGCCCGAGGACGTCGCCGCCGTTCTGGCCGCCGGGGCGGACGGGGTCCAGGTGGGCACCGTCCTGCTGCGCACGCCGGAGGCGGGTACGAGTGCCCTGCACCGGGCCGCGCTCGGGGACCCCCGGTTCACCGAGTCGCGGCCGACCCGCTGCTACACCGGCCGCTTCGCACGGTCACTGGTCAACGAGTTCGTGGACGAGTTCGACGCGGCCGCGCCCCCGGCGTACCCGCATCTCCACCTGCTCACCGGACCCATGCGGAAGGCCGCCGCGCAGGCCGGCGACCCCGAGGTGCCGCCGCTGTGGGCCGGCTCCCGCTGGCGGGAGGCCGACGCCTACGCCGATCGACCGGCAGCCGAGGTCGTCGCGGACCTCTGGGACCGGGCGGTCCAGCAGCGCGGTTAG
- a CDS encoding long-chain-acyl-CoA synthetase, whose protein sequence is MTDSSTATARRSEAARTLSPVDLAKGLPSLTADLPSVLNGLRIVRTSRSSHKVSIGRRFQKLAAARPDAPFLKFLGSEVSYGEANRRANRFAEVLRARGVERGDTVGICMVNRTEVLLAILGAVKVGASVGLLNHQQRGEVLDHSQKILGSKLVLVGAECAEAVQSVPRENWIGELVAVSSQVDLPYREFTAGHRPEELSDLTWLEDELEALGDDVGEVNPPEADETVGEETAYYVFTSGTTGLPKASTMSHYRWNKAMAGFGLSGVRLKKDDVLLCPLPMYHNNALTVALGCVLASGACLAIEEHFSATKFWDQARAAGATAAIYIGEICRYLLNQDPGPGDRDHSVRVMTGNGLRPEIWDEFQERFGVGRICEFYAASECNIAFVNAFNVPRTTGYCPMDFAIVDYDPETGEPRRGDDGRLTRVGKGKTGLLISGISDSQPFDGYTDKEATEKKIVRDAFSDGDAWFVSGDLMLNQGLKHASFVDRLGDTFRWKGENVATTEVEAAVSSLPEVDQAVVYGVAVPDADGKAGMAAVRLHDKSDFDGAALAEHLRASLPSYAVPLFIRLSKELEHTSTYKSRKTELREQAFDTSKFDDPLYVLSKEKGYVPFYDGAENDVVAGTA, encoded by the coding sequence GTGACCGACTCGTCCACTGCCACCGCCCGCCGGTCCGAGGCCGCCCGGACCCTCAGCCCGGTCGATCTCGCCAAGGGTCTGCCCTCCCTCACCGCCGACCTGCCGTCGGTCCTCAACGGGTTGCGCATCGTGCGTACGTCCCGCAGCAGCCACAAGGTGTCGATCGGCCGGCGCTTCCAGAAGCTCGCGGCGGCCCGGCCCGACGCACCGTTCCTCAAGTTCCTCGGCTCCGAGGTCTCCTACGGTGAGGCCAACCGGCGGGCGAACCGCTTCGCCGAGGTTCTCAGGGCGCGCGGGGTCGAGCGGGGTGACACCGTCGGCATCTGCATGGTCAACCGCACCGAGGTCCTGCTCGCGATCCTGGGCGCGGTCAAGGTCGGCGCGTCGGTGGGCCTGCTCAACCACCAGCAGCGCGGGGAGGTCCTCGACCACTCGCAGAAGATCCTCGGATCCAAGCTCGTCCTGGTCGGCGCCGAGTGCGCGGAGGCGGTCCAGTCCGTGCCCCGCGAGAACTGGATCGGGGAGCTCGTCGCCGTCAGCTCCCAGGTCGACCTGCCCTACCGCGAGTTCACCGCCGGGCACCGTCCGGAGGAACTGTCCGACCTGACGTGGCTGGAGGACGAGCTCGAGGCGCTGGGCGACGACGTGGGTGAGGTCAACCCGCCGGAGGCCGACGAGACCGTGGGCGAGGAGACGGCGTACTACGTCTTCACGTCGGGGACGACGGGCCTGCCCAAGGCCTCGACGATGTCCCACTACCGCTGGAACAAGGCGATGGCCGGGTTCGGCCTGTCGGGTGTGCGGCTGAAGAAGGACGACGTCCTGCTCTGCCCGCTGCCGATGTACCACAACAACGCGCTCACCGTGGCCCTCGGCTGCGTCCTAGCCTCCGGGGCGTGCCTGGCGATCGAGGAGCATTTCTCCGCGACCAAGTTCTGGGACCAGGCCCGCGCGGCCGGGGCCACGGCCGCGATCTACATCGGCGAGATCTGCCGGTACCTGCTCAACCAGGACCCCGGCCCGGGCGATCGTGACCACTCCGTCCGCGTGATGACCGGCAACGGCCTGCGGCCCGAGATCTGGGACGAATTCCAGGAGCGGTTCGGGGTGGGCCGGATCTGTGAGTTCTACGCGGCCAGCGAGTGCAACATCGCCTTCGTCAACGCCTTCAACGTTCCCCGGACCACCGGTTACTGCCCGATGGACTTCGCGATCGTCGACTACGACCCCGAGACGGGCGAGCCCCGCCGCGGTGACGACGGCCGGCTGACCCGGGTGGGCAAGGGGAAGACCGGCCTGCTGATCAGCGGCATCTCCGACTCGCAGCCCTTCGACGGATACACCGACAAGGAGGCCACGGAGAAGAAGATCGTCCGCGACGCCTTCAGCGACGGCGACGCGTGGTTCGTCTCCGGTGACCTCATGCTCAACCAGGGGCTCAAGCACGCGTCCTTCGTCGACCGTCTGGGGGACACCTTCCGCTGGAAGGGCGAGAACGTCGCCACCACCGAGGTCGAGGCCGCGGTCAGTTCCCTCCCCGAGGTGGACCAGGCCGTGGTCTACGGCGTGGCCGTGCCCGACGCCGACGGCAAGGCGGGCATGGCGGCGGTGCGCCTGCACGACAAATCCGACTTCGACGGCGCGGCACTGGCCGAGCACCTACGGGCATCGCTGCCCTCGTACGCGGTGCCCCTGTTCATCCGGCTGTCCAAGGAGCTCGAACACACCTCGACCTACAAGAGCCGCAAGACCGAACTCCGCGAGCAGGCCTTCGACACCTCGAAGTTCGACGACCCGCTCTACGTGTTGTCCAAGGAGAAGGGGTACGTCCCGTTCTACGATGGCGCGGAGAACGACGTCGTCGCCGGCACCGCCTGA
- a CDS encoding acyltransferase, with amino-acid sequence MKNAFGTPDQRVGTLPSATGFVPALEGLRAVAAFAVLTTHVAFQTGASTGSFLNRVWGRFDLSVAVFFALSGFLLWRAHALHARRGTPGTARSARVYLRSRLVRIMPAYLVLVAAVFLLIPRNARSSASTWTSNLTLTQVFVPDSLVEGLTHAWSLSVEMSFYLVLPLLWWALARLRGRAARWRIPVIAGVGVASLAWALVPWYDLGLHERINDQILPPAFASWFAAGMILAELACAPPGRAAALARHRHARWGWWAVAATAFLVSTAPQWFAEGFVHPAGPEFAARTALGAMVAFCLLAPVALAPAVPDDGGPHFAVLGSTLFTTLGRWSYGVFLWHVLVLHFAFQIAAVPMFSGQMLRVWVVTAVVSTVVAAAGYALVEVPAGRWLAPRRAPRGRPADGQLAANPAHTSPATVAT; translated from the coding sequence ATGAAGAACGCATTCGGCACCCCCGACCAACGAGTCGGAACTCTCCCTTCCGCGACGGGCTTCGTCCCGGCGCTCGAGGGGCTCCGCGCCGTGGCCGCGTTCGCTGTTCTCACAACACATGTCGCGTTCCAGACGGGGGCCTCGACGGGATCGTTCCTCAACCGGGTCTGGGGTCGGTTCGACCTGTCCGTGGCCGTATTCTTCGCCCTGTCGGGATTCCTCCTGTGGCGCGCGCACGCCCTGCACGCCCGTCGGGGAACCCCGGGGACGGCGCGGTCCGCCCGTGTCTATCTGCGCTCCCGCCTCGTCCGGATCATGCCTGCCTATCTGGTCCTGGTGGCCGCCGTCTTCCTGCTGATCCCCCGGAACGCCCGCAGCTCGGCCAGCACATGGACGTCCAACCTGACGCTCACACAGGTGTTCGTGCCGGATTCCCTGGTGGAGGGGCTCACGCACGCGTGGTCGTTGTCCGTGGAGATGAGCTTCTATCTGGTGCTGCCCCTGCTGTGGTGGGCCCTCGCCCGGTTACGCGGTCGGGCGGCGCGGTGGCGCATCCCGGTGATCGCGGGGGTGGGGGTGGCGAGTCTCGCGTGGGCGCTCGTTCCGTGGTACGACCTCGGCCTGCACGAGCGGATCAACGACCAGATCCTGCCGCCGGCGTTCGCGTCGTGGTTCGCGGCGGGGATGATCCTGGCCGAACTCGCCTGCGCCCCACCCGGCCGCGCGGCGGCACTGGCCCGTCACCGGCACGCGCGGTGGGGGTGGTGGGCGGTCGCGGCCACCGCGTTCCTCGTGAGCACGGCGCCGCAGTGGTTCGCCGAGGGCTTCGTCCACCCGGCGGGCCCGGAGTTCGCGGCCCGCACCGCGCTGGGCGCGATGGTCGCGTTCTGCCTGCTCGCCCCGGTCGCACTGGCCCCCGCGGTCCCGGACGACGGCGGCCCGCACTTCGCGGTCCTGGGCTCGACCCTGTTCACCACGCTGGGCCGGTGGTCGTACGGCGTGTTCCTGTGGCATGTGCTGGTGCTGCATTTCGCGTTCCAAATCGCCGCGGTGCCCATGTTCTCCGGACAGATGCTGCGGGTCTGGGTGGTCACCGCGGTGGTCTCGACGGTGGTCGCGGCCGCCGGTTACGCGCTGGTGGAGGTCCCTGCCGGGCGCTGGCTGGCACCTCGACGCGCACCGCGCGGGCGGCCCGCGGACGGCCAGCTCGCGGCCAACCCGGCGCACACGAGTCCGGCCACCGTCGCGACCTGA
- a CDS encoding nuclear transport factor 2 family protein, with protein MSGVGSAGTAADLEAIRAVFARRLYVMDTKQWDGYGPCHTEDVVSESWAASGGAAQVRGREALTAAIRDTLDGPNPVTSVHHGHTPLLELTGPDPTTGEATATGVWAMEDRLWWSVDGRERWLHGWGHYHERYRRVDGRWLIAYRRLERIRVDTGWN; from the coding sequence GTGAGCGGGGTCGGGTCGGCTGGCACCGCCGCAGACCTCGAGGCGATCCGGGCCGTCTTCGCCCGCCGCCTGTACGTCATGGACACCAAGCAGTGGGACGGCTACGGTCCGTGCCACACCGAGGACGTGGTCAGCGAATCCTGGGCCGCCAGCGGCGGTGCCGCGCAGGTGCGCGGTCGCGAGGCGCTCACCGCCGCGATCCGCGACACCCTCGACGGGCCGAACCCGGTGACGAGCGTCCACCACGGGCACACCCCGCTGCTGGAGCTGACGGGCCCGGACCCGACCACCGGCGAGGCCACGGCCACCGGCGTCTGGGCGATGGAGGACCGGCTGTGGTGGTCGGTCGACGGCCGCGAGCGCTGGCTCCACGGCTGGGGGCACTACCACGAGCGCTACCGCCGGGTGGACGGGCGCTGGCTGATCGCGTACCGGAGGCTCGAACGGATCCGGGTGGACACCGGCTGGAACTAG
- a CDS encoding TetR/AcrR family transcriptional regulator, translated as MTTGTKRIPRAIREQQMLDSAISVFSDLGYRSASMDTIARHASISKPMLYLYYGSKEELFAACVVRESGRLIDHLTTAATGSAGPRGRLQGVVEAFLEFVDEHTDSWNVVYRQAFAEPQFREEVEKTRSVLVDLTTDLLEQNSVDQRSREVLEVVATALVGAGEAVADRVAHRSIPRSVAAGVVVELAWRGLAGDPAKSLTTATEEKP; from the coding sequence GTGACCACGGGGACCAAACGCATCCCACGCGCGATCCGCGAGCAACAGATGCTCGATTCCGCGATCAGCGTGTTCTCCGATCTCGGCTACCGGTCGGCCTCGATGGACACCATCGCCCGTCACGCGAGCATCTCCAAGCCGATGCTGTACCTCTACTACGGCTCCAAGGAGGAGTTGTTCGCCGCGTGCGTGGTCCGCGAGTCCGGCCGGCTCATCGACCACCTCACCACCGCCGCGACCGGCAGCGCCGGCCCGCGGGGGCGACTCCAGGGAGTCGTCGAGGCGTTCCTGGAGTTCGTCGATGAGCACACGGACTCGTGGAACGTCGTCTACCGTCAGGCCTTCGCGGAACCCCAGTTCCGGGAGGAGGTCGAGAAGACCCGGTCGGTCCTGGTGGACCTGACCACCGACCTGCTCGAGCAGAACTCGGTCGACCAGCGCAGTCGCGAGGTGCTCGAGGTGGTCGCCACCGCCCTCGTCGGGGCGGGCGAGGCCGTCGCGGACCGCGTCGCGCACCGCTCGATCCCCCGATCGGTGGCCGCCGGGGTCGTCGTCGAGCTCGCCTGGCGTGGCCTCGCGGGCGATCCAGCGAAGTCACTCACCACCGCCACAGAGGAGAAGCCGTGA
- a CDS encoding APC family permease, protein MTSTLERRLGLSDAVVVGLGAMIGAGVFVAFAPAAARAGSLVWASLAVAAVVAVCNALSSARLAAQFPSAGGTYVYGRELLGPLPGFLAGWGFVVGKTASCAAMALTVGLYIWPGHAALVAAAAVLALTILSVLGVQRTATASKVLVGMVLTVLAAFVVVAWATGSPATGPTAPMPAVDAEAWPARILGVFGGAGFCFFAFAGYARIATLGEEVREPARTIPRAVVVAISVVIAVYAAVLATTVHVLGVGGVAASAAPVLDAAAQLGGEHGGGEYGGGGEHGGGVLATLVRVAAGFAALGALLGGVLGVSRTTLAMARDRHLPTPLAAVHPTTRTPYVAELCVGVLVAVIVLVADVRQAIGFSSFAVLAYYLVANAAALRLDRRRRRLPAWIPLLGAIGCVMVAGSLPWQSVAGGVVVFVVGGGVYAVTRRRAVPPGVASQA, encoded by the coding sequence GTGACATCGACTCTCGAACGCAGGCTGGGATTGTCGGACGCCGTCGTGGTGGGCCTCGGGGCGATGATCGGCGCCGGGGTGTTCGTGGCGTTCGCGCCCGCCGCGGCCCGGGCGGGTTCGCTGGTGTGGGCCTCGCTGGCGGTGGCCGCGGTGGTGGCGGTGTGCAACGCGTTGTCGTCGGCCCGGTTGGCGGCGCAGTTCCCCTCGGCGGGCGGGACGTACGTCTACGGGCGAGAGCTCCTCGGGCCGCTACCGGGGTTCCTCGCCGGCTGGGGCTTCGTGGTGGGCAAGACCGCGTCCTGCGCGGCGATGGCACTCACCGTGGGGCTCTACATCTGGCCCGGGCACGCCGCCCTCGTCGCGGCCGCGGCGGTGCTCGCGTTGACGATCCTCTCCGTGCTCGGCGTGCAGCGCACTGCCACCGCGTCCAAGGTCCTGGTCGGGATGGTGCTGACGGTCCTGGCGGCGTTCGTCGTGGTGGCATGGGCGACGGGATCCCCCGCCACCGGGCCGACGGCGCCGATGCCCGCCGTCGACGCGGAGGCGTGGCCCGCCCGGATCCTCGGGGTGTTCGGCGGCGCCGGGTTCTGCTTCTTCGCCTTCGCGGGGTACGCCCGCATCGCGACCCTCGGGGAGGAGGTGCGCGAGCCCGCCCGCACGATCCCCCGGGCGGTGGTCGTGGCGATCTCCGTGGTGATCGCGGTCTACGCGGCGGTGTTGGCCACCACGGTGCACGTCCTCGGGGTGGGCGGGGTGGCCGCCAGCGCCGCGCCTGTGCTCGACGCGGCCGCGCAGCTCGGCGGTGAGCACGGCGGAGGTGAGTACGGCGGCGGAGGTGAGCACGGTGGCGGTGTGCTCGCCACCCTGGTCCGGGTCGCCGCCGGGTTCGCCGCGCTCGGGGCGTTGCTCGGCGGGGTGCTCGGCGTGTCCCGGACGACGCTGGCGATGGCCCGCGACCGGCACCTGCCCACGCCGCTGGCGGCCGTGCACCCGACCACGCGGACGCCGTACGTCGCCGAGCTCTGCGTGGGCGTACTGGTGGCGGTGATCGTGCTGGTCGCGGATGTCCGCCAGGCGATCGGGTTCTCATCCTTCGCCGTGCTCGCCTACTACCTCGTCGCGAACGCGGCGGCTCTTCGTCTCGATCGGCGACGTCGGCGGCTGCCGGCGTGGATTCCGCTGCTGGGCGCGATCGGGTGCGTGATGGTGGCGGGGAGTCTGCCCTGGCAATCCGTGGCCGGGGGTGTCGTCGTCTTCGTCGTCGGGGGCGGGGTCTACGCGGTCACGCGCCGCCGGGCGGTGCCCCCGGGCGTAGCGTCACAGGCATGA